In the Wyeomyia smithii strain HCP4-BCI-WySm-NY-G18 chromosome 2, ASM2978416v1, whole genome shotgun sequence genome, one interval contains:
- the LOC129724963 gene encoding mediator of RNA polymerase II transcription subunit 13 isoform X2, with translation MTHQNHQTNGASLEDCHTNFFALNDLCGIKWRKFAQGERPNASSNPLDDPVLRSYSKCLEVDILCVWRRVAAPKPAEQDQNVFEMSIPGPVTGGSVIHPPLSLTAAKELWIFWYGEEPDLTDLVDPELLKSSEGDKGSWEAGLSYECRSLLFKALHNLIERCLLSRDVVRLGRWFVQPSSNSERVFGKSSLHLSFSFAFFVHGDSTVCASMDIREHPPVRPLMVKHLEEAQVQQGSNCDVKPRSVILAPFGLAATLTGQSYKTSDPQTQKVLDDWSAFYPISNKNINLSESADTVPPIVEIMTGGIKMRYPSKYVLVTDIDDWSPPVANGSIQQSPAKLTSQSASSSLTAAVASSLLNNNRSPLSPSHAAANNNSPTGCVYGDNTRDTKPFMNPPLTVPESPSNDLGNQNSMSSAMINNSPAILLPERVWQDCIMHVAPAVSPPQQSPSSAVGEGGVTIKSEPKDPSSNSSSTSSSSSSGTVSSSNNNDSSLSATVDGNANSVWQITDPNLKVSCVCIKSNQNCGAGGSTPYGGPPSYCRNPLSIGDSHPLPSEGSPASAAPSPMQPSSVSQPTSVPSGDQLITMSPHPPASNNPRSVQPGTPCLDHLDKNTPAPTPTDQHESKSVNASPYHTPSHPGGVLSVEAPASQQSQQQHQQHQQQQQQQQQQHQQQQQQQLQQSAQQLAVSNNLSSTSSSSSGGTTNSSPNNLPNHGMMMGMRLKSEGALGICGDSMMLGTSPSIYSSLNPLTNQTQMNKRHALLQILQSLKRPSLSSRDYEGMTGEESPSTSQLLYDYSAIDAWMNHPVKRFKPNEDSKLAQQIRNLDLYADQKKHSERYLLSLQNASGTDGDGGRGVRSDQQDPLALPDDTEVGPGVGGMLNENQIKTEIGCESRGDGDSQMLGAHEIKKEKEDKDDSLFTEQGLQPALDDLDQLFDDSTNYPDDSDIHANTSPASNKSGGGCMEDMKRFPGAGNAVHSGILSPKELSQMFPTPPSLEHHPNSSPGGGGCLSDGIVIDTMVEATVIPILGSPQEEPIDDWSYVFLPPPICKYVGSSKYAPLQQLPSQLMQPQVTLSMNCYYKSSSQLRKEKQEREKYIKLRELQEHQEIQQQQQQTQLENISPNACAVNNNMLKQEHAMITVPQPLSTPNSLTMNGGGHPYSNPPSQGGQSQPLSRPPSVNSLPGMMGSGGSLMSPSPMNNGIMGNNMFHPGGIGMNVQLRQGMSPISPATPGGGSAAGGNSMRVPTPQGSCPLPYPSPIGAPNGGSMTINNIPGSPNPLNQMAFRRTPILPPPPYDVAVASPATSTTSSYHNKQFGMDDGPQTPFAMANGTNGSSSQQRIAIETNALLVNVLLYDTSLNIFRDHNFNSCTLCVCNAGPKCVGNIRGADSGPYLPLPGTSFLGNVGKSGGNSEREAKSTPSSVSHFNGNNNHNNNGAFGMMDSPANNNQGTNSAMVAINSSTLQNGYLDEDPIICTCGFSALVNRRLAHRAGMFYEDELEITGMAEDPASRKKKSLLEFLLGKSDYTSNNSSGVNCDISPLPLRIMDLLREHCAVIQSSSNSIHRAVTRFQSAMTVKSVSNASVHMLEYTDANEVISLALEQSRQQAITENKYEDTALVRSGLLRGNINVHKWPYLRAGGPKSNQDIVRIMKSMQPLLQDAFHKKCTTRLWDAPYTIQGPLTWRQFHRLAGRGTGQCEPQPVPSLVVGYEKDWLSLSPYAIQYWDKLMLEPYSYPRDIAYVVVLPDNDFIVSKVKTYFKELSTTYEMCKLGRHNPIKGWDGILRVSSNRVLKETQNSSMDEWFTSLGDTRLSELLRLYAQTCQQQLAPYLSKVPLDKSLLDPPENHNLSASSHTATLALAQASSTPNREAPNQSPMPPPPPSTPDPTQTGDKAPGTPKSDNDTESREQLNTSSSSPADRMQHDDDGKEPPHIVLYMVEPFTCGTDSPEIERLACLSLLRCYSNTLNTVPDSIRANISVQLISLESILELGRSRNRLRLSDHMRCQALSIFSQSRRFMQHLNNVKSLTGFGTAANAEQFMKNKDEKNRAPYKLYTPPYVLAKLSEKKENSESFGQTSIKQQCSIMYCSYCLSEDQSWLLAVATDDRGEFLETVTINIDIPNRVRRKRASARRMGLQKLMDFILGLISQTVQPWRIVIGRIGRIGHGELKGWSWLLSKQNLQKASKHLKDICEQCSLMHPVSVPSILSACLVTLEPDSELRVMPDQFTPDERFSQLSMQSPLTTPQDVTCTHILVFPTSARTQSAQSAFVAEHINDELELTLGDGNLDDLGLGEDCEDGITGLGDLFDNWDDLPMNQPIPQDSQQGSPFEGRQFEGQRQSPGDSGSNCAQNLNGYTTQEAEDVGSLAQQPMAIGYLVSTAPTGRMPSWFWSSCPHLENVCPVFLRIALHLNSFQILQNNDDPMAQSQSTTEHPLDSNMTADVLRFVLEGYNVLSWLAMDSNTHDRLSCLPIHVQVLMQLYHMTAALA, from the exons ATGTTTACTTTCGCGGGATGTCGTCCGCCTGGGCAGGTGGTTCGTACAGCCGAGTTCCAACAGCGAGCGAGTGTTTGGGAAGAG CTCGCTCCATCTTTCATTCTCATTCGCCTTTTTCGTGCATGGGGACAGCACAGTATGTGCCTCAATGGATATCCGAGAGCATCCTCCAGTCAGGCCACTTATGGTGAAACATTTGGAGGAAGCTCAAGTTCAACAAGGCAGTAATTGCGACGTGAAACCACGATCTGTAATACTAGCTCCGTTCGGTCTCGCTGCAACGCTCACTGGTCAAAGCTACAAGACTAGTGATCCGCAGACGCAGAAAGTTCTTGACGACTGGAGCGCCTTCTATCCAATCTCGAACAAAAACATTAACCTGTCGGAAAGCGCAGACACGGTGCCTCCCATAGTGGAAATTATGACCG GCGGTATAAAAATGCGCTACCCGTCAAAATATGTGCTTGTGACGGACATCGACGATTGGTCACCGCCTGTAGCGAACGGTTCTATTCAGCAGTCACCAGCCAAATTAACATCTCAAAGCGCATCTTCCTCTTTAACGGCGGCCGTAGCCAGTTCTTTGCTGAACAACAACAGAAGCCCTCTCAGTCCGTCGCATGCCGCCGCTAATAACAACTCACCGACTGGCTGTGTTTATGGTGACAACACTCGAGATACGAAGCCGTTCATGAACCCACCGCTCACGGTTCCCGAATCACCCTCTAACGATCTTGGTAATCAAAACAGTATGTCGTCAGCAATGATTAACAACTCACCGGCAATCTTGCTACCGGAGCGCGTCTGGCAAGATTGCATAATGCATGTTGCTCCGGCCGTTTCACCACCCCAGCAATCTCCCAGCTCTGCAGTCGGTGAAGGTGGAGTCACCATAAAATCGGAACCAAAGGATCCTTCATCGAATTCGTCATCAACATCATCTTCATCGTCCAGCGGAACTGTCAGTAGTAGTAATAACAACGATAGTAGTCTATCGGCCACGGTCGATGGGAATGCGAACTCTGTGTGGCAGATTACTGACCCCAATCTGAAGGTTTCCTGTGTGTGCATCAA GTCCAACCAGAATTGTGGTGCGGGTGGCAGCACGCCGTACGGCGGACCACCGTCCTACTGTCGGAACCCACTGTCGATTGGCGATTCGCACCCCTTACCCTCGGAGGGATCACCAGCCAGTGCGGCACCGTCCCCGATGCAACCGTCGTCAGTGTCCCAGCCAACGTCGGTGCCATCGGGTGATCAg CTTATAACCATGTCACCGCATCCACCCGCCTCGAACAATCCCCGAAGTGTGCAACCGGGAACGCCTTGTTTGGATCACCTGGACAAGAATACACCGGCACCAACGCCAACGGATCAACACGAGAGCAAGAGTGTTAACGCCTCTCCATATCACACTCCTTCGCATCCGGGTGGAGTATTGAGCGTAGAGGCTCCCGCCTCGCAGCAATCACAACAGCAGCATCaacagcatcagcagcagcaacaacaacaacaacaacagcatcagcagcagcagcaacaacaactgcagcagtcCGCACAGCAGCTGGCAGTAAGCAACAATCTCAGTAGTACCAGTAGTAGTAGCAGTGGAGGAACAACTAATAGCAGTCCGAATAACTTACCAAATCATGGAATGATGATGGGGATGCGCTTGAAATCAGAGGGAGCACTTGGAATTTGCGGGGATAGTATGATGTTGGGTACCAGTCCAAGCATATACAGTAGCTTGAATCCATTGACGAACCAAACTCAAATGAACAAGAGGCATGCCTTGTTGCAAATACTACAGTCCCTTAAAAGGCCATCACTTTCATCGCGTGATTACGAAGGAATGACCGGCGAGGAAAGTCCGAGTACATCGCAATTGTTATACGATTACTCCGCTATCGATGCTTGGATGAACCATCCTGTCAAACGGTTCAAGCCAAACGAGGATTCTAAACTTGCGCAGCAAATTCGTAACCTCGATTTGTACGCTGACCAGAAGAAGCATTCGGAAAGATACCTGCTATCGTTGCAGAATGCTTCCGGAACTGATGGAGATGGTGGTCGCGGAGTCAGGTCAGATCAGCAAGATCCACTGGCACTGCCAGACGATACTGAAGTAGGCCCTGGAGTTGGTGGAATGCTGAACGAGAATCAGATAAAGACAGAAATCGGATGTGAATCGCGAGGTGACGGTGATAGTCAAATGTTGGGAGCTCATGAGATAAAAAAGGAGAAGGAAGATAAGGATGATAGTTTATTCACGGAGCAAGGGTTGCAACCAGCTTTAGATGATCTAGATCAGCTGTTCGACGACAGCACAAATTATCCCGACGATTCAGATATACATGCAAACACGAGTCCAGCTTCAAATAAAAGTGGAGGTGGATGCATGGAGGATATGAAAAGATTTCCTGGAGCTGGAAATGCAGTGCACTCCGGGATATTGAGTCCAAAAGAATTGTCTCAGATGTTTCCTACGCCTCCGAGTTTAGAGCACCACCCAAATTCAAGTCCCGGTGGAGGTGGTTGTCTCTCCGATGGCATCGTGATAGATACTATGGTAGAAGCAACAGTTATTCCAATTCTCGGAAGCCCACAAGAGGAACCGATCGACGATTGGTCCTATGTATTTTTACCACCGCCTATCTGTAAATATGTAGGATCTTCAAAGTATGCGCCACTCCAGCAGCTTCCAAGTCAGCTCATGCAACCACAGGTTACGCTTTCGATGAATTGCTATTATAAATCATCGTCTCAGCTGCGCAAAGAGAAACAAGaacgtgaaaaatatataaaacttAGAGAGCTTCAAGAAcatcaggaaatccaacagcaacaacagcaaacgCAACTGGAAAACATATCGCCGAATGCATGCGCCGTAAATAATAACATGCTAAAACAGGAGCATGCAATGATAACTGTACCGCAACCACTAAGTACTCCCAATTCACTAACCATGAATGGGGGTGGCCATCCGTACTCAAACCCACCATCACAGGGAGGTCAATCGCAGCCCCTGTCAAGACCACCATCCGTGAACTCCCTACCAGGTATGATGGGTTCCGGAGGCAGTCTAATGAGTCCCTCTCCCATGAATAATGGAATCATGGGCAACAATATGTTCCATCCTGGTGGTATCGGCATGAATGTTCAACTGCGACAAGGCATGTCTCCTATTTCTCCAGCAACTCCGGGTGGTGGCAGCGCTGCCGGAGGTAATTCCATGCGAGTGCCAACCCCACAAGGTTCCTGCCCTCTTCCGTATCCTTCCCCAATCGGAGCGCCTAATGGAGGTTCAATGACCATCAACAATATCCCTGGAAGTCCGAATCCTCTGAATCAAATGGCTTTCCGACGGACACCGATCCTTCCTCCTCCACCTTATGATGTTGCAGTTGCTTCACCAGCTACTTCCACCACTTCTTCGTATCACAACAAACAGTTTGGAATGGATGACGGTCCGCAGACTCCGTTTGCAATGGCAAATGGAACGAACGGCTCTTCCTCTCAACAGCGGATAGCTATCGAAACAAATGCGCTGTTGGTCAATGTGCTCCTGTATGACACTTCGCTTAACATTTTCCGCGACCATAACTTCAACAGTTGTACACTGTGCGTATGCAATGCTGGCCCGAAGTGCGTGGGAAATATTCGTGGGGCGGATTCCGGACCGTATCTACCATTACCGGGTACTAGTTTCCTGGGCAACGTTGGAAAAAGCGGCGGCAATAGTGAACGGGAAGCCAAATCTACACCCTCTTCTGTGTCGCATTTCAACGGGAACAACAATCATAATAACAATGGTGCCTTTGGAATGATGGATTCACCTGCTAACAATAACCAAGGAACCAATTCTGCAATGGTGGCAATAAATTCAAGTACACTGCAGAATGGGTACTTGGATGAAGATCCGATCATATGTACATGTGGTTTCAGTGCGTTGGTAAATCGCAGGCTTGCTCATAGGGCTGGTATGTTCTACGAGGACGAACTGGAAATTACCGGAATGGCTGAGGATCCAGCATCTAGGAAGAAGAAATCGCTGCTGGAGTTTTTGCTTGGCAAGAGCGACTATACCAGCAATAACAGTAGTGGAGTCAACTGTGATATTTCGCCGCTACCGCTTCGAATCATGGATCTGTTGCGGGAACACTGTGCGGTCATTCAAAGTTCGAGTAATTCTATTCACCGGGCTGTAACCCGATTCCAAAGTGCAATGACAGTCAAAAGTGTCTCCAATGCCTCGGTGCATATGTTAGAATATACTGACGCCAATGAGGTTATTAGTTTAGCGCTAGAACAAAGTCGGCAGCAagcaatcactgaaaataaatatgaaGATACTGCCTTGGTGCGCTCGGGGCTGTTGCGGGGTAATATAAATGTCCATAAGTGGCCATATTTACGCGCAGGAGGTCCAAAAAGTAATCAGGACATTGTGCGGATAATGAAATCAATGCAACCGCTTCTCCAGGATGCCTTCCATAAAAAGTGCACGACGCGCCTTTGGGATGCCCCTTATACGATACAGGGACCCCTCACTTGGCGGCAATTCCACCGTCTCGCGGGACGAGGCACGGGCCAGTGTGAGCCTCAGCCGGTTCCATCATTGGTTGTTGGCTACGAGAAAGATTGGCTCTCTTTATCCCCGTACGCAATCCAATACTGGGACAAATTAATGCTCGAACCGTACTCTTACCCCCGTGACATAGCTTACGTCGTTGTACTTCCAGACAACGATTTTATTGTTTCAAAAGTAAAAACCTATTTCAAAGAACTTAGTACAACGTACGAAATGTGCAAACTTGGCCGGCATAATCCTATCAAGGGATGGGATGGAATACTACGAGTCAGCTCAAATCGTGTTCTCAAAGAAACTCAAAACTCTAGTATGGATGAGTGGTTCACCAGTCTGGGCGACACCCGCCTTAGTGAGCTGCTTAGACTGTACGCACAAACCTGTCAACAGCAGCTGGCGCCATATCTGTCGAAGGTACCGTTAGATAAAAGTCTACTTGACCCACCGGAAAACCACAATCTCTCCGCATCGTCGCACACAGCGACACTGGCCTTAGCGCAAGCAAGTTCAACGCCCAATCGGGAGGCTCCGAACCAAAGTCCGATGCCACCTCCGCCTCCCAGCACGCCTGATCCAACGCAAACCGGTGATAAAGCGCCCGGTACACCCAAATCGGACAATG atACGGAAAGCCGTGAACAACTAAATACGTCGTCGTCAAGCCCAGCCGATCGCATGCAGCATGACGATGATGGCAAAGAGCCGCCCCATATTGTGTTGTACATGGTGGAACCTTTCACTTGTGGTACAGACTCGCCCGAAATTGAGCGGTTAGCCTGTTTATCGCTGTTGCGTTGCTACTCGAATACTCTAAATACGGTACCGGACTCGATTAGAGCGAATATCAGTGTGCAG TTGATTTCACTGGAAAGCATCCTAGAGCTGGGACGCAGCAGGAATCGTTTGCGACTTAGTGATCACATGCGCTGCCAGGCTTTGAGCATATTTTCTCAGAGTAGACGCTTCATGCAACATCTAAATAATGTTAAGAGTCTCACCGGTTTTGGTACGGCCGCCAACGCTGAACAGTTCATGAAGAACAAGGATGAGAAGAATCGTGCTCCCTACAAACTCTATACACCACCGTATGTGCTGGCGAAACTGAGTGAGAAAAAGGAGAATTCGGAATCGTTTGGTCAGACCAGCATCAAACAGCAATGTTCCATCATGTACTGCAGTTATTGTTTAAGCGAAGACCAGAGCTGGCTGCTGGCAGTGGCTACTGATGATCGAGGGGAGTTTTTGGAAACTGTTACCATCAATATTGATATTCCGAATCGAGTTCGGCGAAAAAGGGCCTCGGCCCGACGGATGGGTCTACAGAAGCTAATGGACTTTATCCTGGGCCTTATATCTCAGACAGTGCAACCGTGGCGAATTGTTATCGGTCGGATAGGTCGAATAGGACACGGAGAACTGAAAGGTTGGAGTTGGCTGCTAAGCAAACAAAATTTGCAGAAGGCTTCGAAGCATCTGAAGGATATCTGTGAACAGTGCTCACTAATGCACCCGGTTTCAGTTCCGAGCATTCTTAGCGCTTGTTTAGTTACACTGGAACCAGACTCCGAGTTAAGGGTTATGCCAGACCAGTTCACCCCGGATGAACGATTTAGCCAGTTGTCGATGCAGTCGCCGCTAACTACGCCGCAGGACGTAACGTGCACTCACATCTTGGTGTTTCCTACCAGCGCGAGAACACAG TCGGCGCAATCGGCATTTGTGGCTGAGCATATCAATGATGAACTAGAGCTGACACTCGGAGATGGCAACCTCGATGATCTGGGTCTTGGTGAGGATTGCGAGGATGGGATTACCGGACTGGGCGATCTATTTGACAATTGGG atGACTTACCAATGAATCAGCCGATACCGCAGGATTCGCAGCAAGGAAGTCCTTTCGAGGGAAGACAGTTCGAAGGTCAACGCCAGAGTCCAGGCGATAGTGGTTCAAATTGTGCCCAGAATCTCAATGGTTATACGACACAAGAGGCTGAGGAT GTCGGTTCACTCGCCCAACAACCGATGGCCATCGGGTATTTGGTTTCCACAGCACCAACCGGTCGAATGCCGTCCTGGTTTTGGTCATCTTGTCCGCATTTGGAAAACGTCTGTCCGGTTTTCCTGCGCATAGCGCTGCATCTGAATAGCTTTCAAATTCTGCAGAATAATGACGATCCGATGGCGCAGTCCCAGTCAACGACGGAACATCCGCTAGATTCAAACATGACAGCCGACGTGCTACGCTTCGTGCTGGAAGGTTACAACGTACTCTCGTGGCTTGCCATGGATTCTAACACTCACGACCGATTGTCCTGTTTACCCATCCACGTGCAAGTGCTGATGCAGCTGTATCACATGACGGCTGCATTGGCATAA